CATAATACGGGTCATTGGTGAGGCCGCCTTATCCAGGGTAGTATAGGCGAACGCTGTCGGAGCGATGGCGAGCACAGCAGCTACAGAAATGATGATTTTTTTGATCATGACTAACATCCTTATTTTGAACTGCGACCTGCAGCAACAATAGGATAGAGCGTCTGCTTTTCAGTCACCTGTCTCGTGATATACAAATTTGTAATCAGTTCGCCAATAATCTGCCGTAAGAAAGCCCCAATCACATCGCGTTGACTGCAGGTGTAAGGCGCTGTGCTAAAAGAAAAAGATTGACGGGTGGCATGAAGATACTGGTCATCGAAGACGACCAAACGACGAGAAAATACCTTGTAAAGGGCTTAAGTTCCGCTGGGCATTCGATAGACTGCATTGGGGATGGTCGTGAGGGGCTCTCAGCAGGCTTGGACACGCGCTATGATATTCTAATTGTTGATCGAATGGTTCCCGGCCTCGACGGCTTAAACCTTGTCAAAAGTTTGCGTGCAGCATCAGTGCGTACCCCTGTCTTGTTTCTGACGGCAATGAGTGGCGTGGATGATAGGGTGGAGGGTCTTGAAGCCGGGGGTGACGATTACCTGGTTAAGCCGTTCGCGTTTTCGGAATTAGTCGCTCGTATAAACGCCCTCGTTCGGCGCCCCCCGATTGCCGCTGAGAAGACCAAGCTGAGGGTCGGCGACCTTGAAATGGATCTCGTCGCTAGGACTACTTCACGTGCCGGACAACTCATTGAACTATTGCCGCGAGAGTTTTCATTGCTTGAATTACTGATGAGGAACGAGGGACGAGTGCTCACGAAAACGATGTTTCTTGAAAAAATATGGAACTTCAATTTTGATCCTCAAAGCTCAGTCGTCGAGACGCACATCAGCCGGCTCCGGGCAAAAATAGATAAGCCTTTCAGCACATCACTTTTGCATACCGTCAAAAACACTGGATACACGTTGCATGCTCGCGGGTAGTTTTCTCAAGAGTACTGCCGTCAGGCTTGCTATTATCTACATTTCACTTTTTGTTTCTGCGTACCTGATTGCGAACATCGTAGCTTATCAAATGGTTGTCAAATTTTTGGACGACCGACTGAATTCTAACGTCATGGAACGGTATCGCGAGATCGCGTCAGCCTACGAAGCGCGCGGTCTGAACGGGGCCGTTCAAATGATTGAAAGTCATGGTCCCGCTGTTAGGGGTGAAGAGACTTTGTATACGTTGCGAGGTGCCACAGACGACCTTGTTGCCGGAAACGCCAAATTTTCGGATGTGCCAATAGGCCTTTCAACCTTTCGATTTAATAATCAACACGAAAGTGCACCTCACTACAAATTGTTCCGAGGACCGCTGGGAGAGTATGACCTGGTTGTCGGAATTAGCTACGGCGACACGGATCAACTTGCTCGAATCGTCCTGATAAGTTTTGGATGGGCAACCGCAATAATCTTGGGCGTTGGAATGACCGGAGCTTCGATTCTTGCTCATCGAACTCGTAGGCGCATTTTCGTTCTTTCTACCATTGCGCATGAAATCGGGCATGGCGACCTCTTTAAGCGCCTTCCGATTTCCCCTCGTATGGATGAAATTGATGTCCTTTCCACTGAAGTTAACGTCGCTTTGACAAGGCTTGAATCGAGCGTGATCACTTTGAAGCAGGTAACCACTGACGTTGCACATGACTTGAAAACGCCAATTGCGCGTACGTTTCTAATTCTCGAAGACTCCCTGCAATCAGATGTTCCTGGTGATATGAAGAACGGTATCGAAATCGCTCTTGTGGAACTGAAGTCTACGGCTGAAACATTTGACGCTGTTCTTCGAATTGCACAGATTGAGTCTCGCAGTCGAACTACCAATTTCAGGGTTTTCAATCTGAAATCATTGGTTCGCGATATTTATGAGGTTTACGAAGCTATAGCCGTGGATGCGGGTTACGACCTCACGCTTGCCAACAGCATTTCTGACGCTTGGATTGATGGCGATCCAGATTTGGTTAAACAGTTGTTGGCCAATTTGCTTGCTAACGCAATGCGCCACACCCCAGCTGGCTCTAAGATCGTTTTGTCGCTTTCCAACAACGACAATACCATTTATCTGAGCATTTCCGACAACGGTCCAGGAATTCCTCGTGAAGAACATGAGAGAGTTTTTGATCGCTTTTATAGGCTTGAGAAGAGTAGGACGACGGCCGGATCCGGATTGGGTCTCACGTTGGTCAAAGCCATTGTGGGTCTTCACGGAGCGAATATTAACCTGCTCGACAACGACCCCGGCCTGTCTGTTGTTGTGGGATTCCCCCAAGTGAAGACGGAAGCTCAGCAGGCGCATTAAAACCCACCAGATTTTTGCACGGAACGCTCGTAGACGCAGCAGAGTGGGTCAACCGAATTGACGATCACAAGGCGAATCTGATCGGGCCGAGCGTGTGGAAGGCTCGGCCCGATTACTTATTTGATTTCCGTGACGGTCAAGTTGCCCTCGACGCGCTCGGCCACAAACTCGATTTTTGCGCCTTCTTTGAGCTTCCCTAGCATTGCATCATCCTTGACACGGAACACCATGGTCATTGCCGGCATTTCCAGGTCCTTCAGTTCCTCGTGGATCAGGGTGACCTTTTTCGTCTTGGCATCGACCTTTTTGACCGTGCCCTTGGTAAATTCAGCAGCGAAAACCCCGGAAGCCACTGTAAGGGCAAGTACCGTCGCCGCGGCGAACTTGATAAATGAAGTCATGTCAATTTCTCCTTGCGTGGGTTACTTTGTGGCAACTGTCACGTCACCGTGCATCCCGGCGTCGTAGTGGCCAGGAACCAGGCAGGCGATCTTGAAGGTGCCGTCGTTGGTGAACTTCCAGATGATCTCGCCGGACTTTCCGGCAGCCAGGCGGATGGCATTAGGATCGTCATGTTCCATATCCGGGAACTTCTCCATCACGGCCTTGTGCTCCATAACCTTCTCTTCCTGATCGAGAACGAACTCGTGATCCAACTCGCCAGCGTTCTTAATCGCGAACACAACCGTCTGGCCCTTACGAACCTTGAAAGTGTTTGGCGTGAAAATCATCTTGCCGTCGGCTGTCTCTTTCATGGAGACACGGATGGTCTGGGTGGCCTCTGCCTTCTTGCCGGGTTCACCGACAGCCATAGCCGCGTCATGGCCTCCTTCATGGGTGCCGGAGGCCAGCGCGGAAGTGGCGAGCGCTCCCAGAAGCAGTGCGATCATTGCAGTTTTCATACTCTTGTCCTTTGGTTGGTTGGGAGACAGGATCAGCCGTGTTTCACTGGTTTTGGCGTGATCTGGGTTTTTGCGTCTTTGGCCTTGGTCGTATCGGGCAGTTCGCCAGTCCATTCCCAAGCCTGCGTACCAGGCGGATTTTCGTACCAGCCAGGATCGGTGTAATCGTCGGCCGCGATACCCTCGCGGACCTTCACGACGGAGAACATTCCGCCCATCTCGATGGGACCGTGCTTCCCCCATCCCGTCATCATCGGGACGGTGTTCTCCGGAATCTCCATCTCCATCTCGCCCATATCGGCCATGCCGGCTGTACCCATGGGCATGTATTCCGGACGGATTTTCCTGATTTTCTCCGTGACGGTTTTTTTATCGACACCGATGAACGTCGGGACATCAT
The nucleotide sequence above comes from Agrobacterium vitis. Encoded proteins:
- a CDS encoding response regulator; amino-acid sequence: MKILVIEDDQTTRKYLVKGLSSAGHSIDCIGDGREGLSAGLDTRYDILIVDRMVPGLDGLNLVKSLRAASVRTPVLFLTAMSGVDDRVEGLEAGGDDYLVKPFAFSELVARINALVRRPPIAAEKTKLRVGDLEMDLVARTTSRAGQLIELLPREFSLLELLMRNEGRVLTKTMFLEKIWNFNFDPQSSVVETHISRLRAKIDKPFSTSLLHTVKNTGYTLHARG
- a CDS encoding sensor histidine kinase encodes the protein MLAGSFLKSTAVRLAIIYISLFVSAYLIANIVAYQMVVKFLDDRLNSNVMERYREIASAYEARGLNGAVQMIESHGPAVRGEETLYTLRGATDDLVAGNAKFSDVPIGLSTFRFNNQHESAPHYKLFRGPLGEYDLVVGISYGDTDQLARIVLISFGWATAIILGVGMTGASILAHRTRRRIFVLSTIAHEIGHGDLFKRLPISPRMDEIDVLSTEVNVALTRLESSVITLKQVTTDVAHDLKTPIARTFLILEDSLQSDVPGDMKNGIEIALVELKSTAETFDAVLRIAQIESRSRTTNFRVFNLKSLVRDIYEVYEAIAVDAGYDLTLANSISDAWIDGDPDLVKQLLANLLANAMRHTPAGSKIVLSLSNNDNTIYLSISDNGPGIPREEHERVFDRFYRLEKSRTTAGSGLGLTLVKAIVGLHGANINLLDNDPGLSVVVGFPQVKTEAQQAH
- a CDS encoding copper-binding protein, encoding MTSFIKFAAATVLALTVASGVFAAEFTKGTVKKVDAKTKKVTLIHEELKDLEMPAMTMVFRVKDDAMLGKLKEGAKIEFVAERVEGNLTVTEIK
- a CDS encoding cupredoxin domain-containing protein; translation: MKTAMIALLLGALATSALASGTHEGGHDAAMAVGEPGKKAEATQTIRVSMKETADGKMIFTPNTFKVRKGQTVVFAIKNAGELDHEFVLDQEEKVMEHKAVMEKFPDMEHDDPNAIRLAAGKSGEIIWKFTNDGTFKIACLVPGHYDAGMHGDVTVATK